In Microcoleus sp. FACHB-831, one genomic interval encodes:
- a CDS encoding DUF1499 domain-containing protein, with protein sequence MNKSNPLLENSNQDQKLSADGQQSIKSRWPLTFISLCLAAIFSIGIWLSLSGGMSMFAGKRPTNLGVQSGQLAACPGTPNCVSSQSGDAGHKIEPFTYTSTQNQAIADLKKVIQSLERTKIISETDNYLYAEFTSKLMGFVDDVEFYLDESSKTIHVRSASRLGESDLGVNRKRIETIRAKLQELKTQAG encoded by the coding sequence ATGAACAAATCGAATCCGTTACTAGAAAACTCAAACCAAGATCAGAAGTTGTCAGCTGATGGACAACAATCCATTAAATCGCGGTGGCCGCTAACATTTATATCCTTATGTTTAGCAGCCATATTTTCCATAGGGATATGGTTGTCATTATCAGGAGGAATGTCGATGTTTGCTGGAAAAAGGCCCACTAATTTAGGCGTGCAGTCAGGTCAATTAGCGGCGTGTCCTGGTACGCCAAACTGTGTCAGCAGCCAAAGCGGGGATGCTGGGCATAAAATTGAGCCTTTTACTTATACTTCTACGCAAAATCAGGCGATCGCTGACCTCAAAAAAGTTATCCAAAGTTTAGAGAGAACTAAGATTATCTCAGAAACAGATAATTACCTGTATGCAGAATTTACCAGTAAGCTGATGGGTTTTGTCGATGATGTAGAGTTTTATTTAGATGAAAGCTCAAAAACGATTCACGTGCGTTCTGCTTCGCGTTTAGGGGAGTCAGATTTGGGAGTGAATCGTAAGAGAATAGAGACAATTAGAGCGAAACTTCAAGAACTGAAAACCCAGGCTGGTTAG
- a CDS encoding aldo/keto reductase — MTTQQNTLPNSLIIGCWQLDDRSWKSISETEIARAIDIYQALGINTFDTADIYGRSESMLGRLLKGSDATIFTKAVFFGNIPTPTQIRSKIENSLRNLQRDALDCVQVHWHNPQLDFASTFATLKDFMQEGKIRRLGVTNFNTPMLEKAVQYAPISTNQIQYSLIDRRVENSMQALCLKHNIALLPYGPLAGGFLSEKFWKVASPPSESSHARGFYYNSMLRAHGGWQPVQNMLEALAEVAQKYDKTISQIALNWVKQQPGVAAVISGLTLNRQQIQKNVEALSLSLDEADLQLLSDRSASLFKQAGDIYSYER, encoded by the coding sequence ATGACAACACAACAAAATACCTTACCCAACTCTTTAATTATCGGCTGCTGGCAACTAGACGATCGCAGTTGGAAATCAATATCTGAAACCGAAATTGCCCGTGCTATAGATATTTACCAAGCTTTGGGTATCAACACATTTGATACAGCAGACATCTACGGGCGCAGCGAGAGCATGCTGGGACGATTGCTAAAAGGAAGCGATGCCACAATTTTTACTAAAGCTGTTTTCTTCGGCAATATTCCCACACCCACACAAATCCGCAGCAAAATTGAGAACTCTCTCCGCAATTTGCAGCGAGATGCGCTCGATTGCGTACAAGTACACTGGCACAACCCACAGCTAGATTTTGCCTCTACCTTTGCAACGCTAAAAGATTTTATGCAAGAGGGTAAAATCCGCAGGCTTGGCGTTACTAACTTCAACACGCCAATGTTGGAAAAAGCAGTGCAATATGCTCCAATTAGCACTAACCAAATACAATACAGTTTAATTGATAGACGAGTAGAGAACTCAATGCAGGCGCTTTGTCTAAAGCATAACATTGCCCTGTTGCCATATGGCCCTCTAGCAGGCGGTTTCCTATCAGAAAAGTTCTGGAAAGTTGCCTCGCCTCCAAGCGAATCATCTCACGCTAGGGGCTTTTACTACAACAGTATGCTCCGCGCACATGGCGGCTGGCAACCAGTACAAAATATGTTGGAAGCTTTGGCAGAAGTAGCACAGAAATATGATAAAACTATTTCTCAGATTGCTCTAAACTGGGTTAAACAACAGCCTGGTGTTGCAGCGGTAATTTCTGGTTTAACCCTCAATCGTCAGCAGATTCAAAAGAATGTAGAAGCCTTAAGTTTGAGTTTAGACGAGGCAGATTTACAATTGCTCTCTGACCGTTCTGCAAGTCTATTTAAGCAAGCAGGTGATATTTACTCTTACGAACGATAA
- a CDS encoding FAD-dependent oxidoreductase, whose protein sequence is MSAESQTQRVVVVGAGWAGLGASYHLARQGYDVTLLEAGPYPGGLVAGWKTAGGRSVEAGIHGFWYPYKNIFSLVKELGLNPFTNWTRSSQYSPAGLEVESPIFQDEPRLPTPLGTFIYTQFKRLPLIDRLSALPLLYALIDFDNSDEAWRRYDSVTARELFKDFGVSARLYEDSFNPMLLVGLFAPGEQCSAAAALGMLYYFILAHQPDFDVVWCRGTVGEMIFRPWVERIEEAGGKVVTNRRVSDLVVDSNNRTIAVVCGDEVFDADAVIFAVGVTGMQKIISSSPTLQSRKEFRDVMNLGAVDVLATRLWFDRKINIPRPSNACFGFNTTTGWTFFDLNALHDEFRNEPGTVIEADFYHANQFIPLRNEEIVPLVQRDLATCIPAFREAKVIDSSAIRLPRAVTHFAPGSYQYLLPAKTSLENVFMSGDWVVTRHGSWSQEKAYVTGLEAANLVISRFGRGSKATILPVEADEPHIQLGRSLNKTVRGFGKALLPDFWLP, encoded by the coding sequence ATGTCAGCGGAATCACAAACTCAACGAGTAGTCGTAGTCGGTGCAGGTTGGGCAGGGTTAGGAGCCAGTTACCACCTAGCAAGGCAAGGCTACGACGTAACGCTTTTAGAAGCTGGCCCCTATCCAGGTGGTCTTGTTGCAGGATGGAAGACAGCCGGGGGGCGTTCTGTAGAAGCTGGCATTCATGGCTTCTGGTATCCCTACAAAAATATCTTTTCCCTAGTGAAGGAATTAGGGCTTAATCCTTTCACTAATTGGACTCGTTCCTCACAGTATTCACCCGCCGGATTGGAAGTAGAATCGCCAATTTTTCAAGACGAACCGCGACTACCTACGCCACTTGGGACTTTTATTTATACTCAATTTAAGCGCTTGCCCCTCATCGACCGACTTTCTGCCTTACCGCTGCTTTATGCACTTATAGATTTTGACAATTCCGATGAAGCTTGGCGACGCTATGATTCGGTGACAGCACGGGAACTATTTAAAGATTTTGGAGTTTCTGCAAGGCTGTACGAAGATTCATTTAACCCTATGTTGTTGGTGGGTTTATTTGCACCGGGCGAACAGTGTTCGGCGGCGGCGGCTTTGGGAATGCTTTATTATTTTATCCTTGCTCACCAACCCGATTTTGATGTAGTTTGGTGTCGCGGAACAGTCGGGGAAATGATATTTCGTCCTTGGGTAGAACGCATTGAGGAAGCTGGGGGAAAGGTCGTTACTAATCGCCGGGTTAGCGATTTAGTTGTTGATAGTAATAATCGAACGATCGCTGTTGTCTGCGGTGATGAAGTCTTTGATGCAGATGCGGTTATCTTTGCTGTTGGGGTAACTGGTATGCAGAAGATTATCAGTAGCAGCCCTACTTTACAAAGCCGTAAGGAATTCCGGGATGTGATGAACCTGGGGGCGGTTGATGTGTTAGCAACTAGGCTGTGGTTTGACCGCAAAATTAATATTCCCCGTCCTTCTAATGCTTGCTTTGGATTTAATACAACAACGGGATGGACGTTTTTTGATTTAAATGCGTTGCATGATGAGTTCCGCAATGAGCCGGGGACAGTTATCGAAGCAGATTTCTATCATGCGAATCAATTTATTCCTCTGAGGAATGAGGAAATTGTACCGCTTGTGCAGCGCGACTTGGCAACTTGCATTCCAGCTTTTAGGGAAGCAAAGGTAATCGATAGCAGTGCAATTCGTTTGCCGCGTGCGGTGACTCACTTTGCGCCTGGTAGCTATCAGTATTTACTGCCTGCAAAAACAAGTTTAGAAAATGTTTTTATGAGCGGCGATTGGGTTGTTACCCGTCACGGTTCGTGGTCGCAGGAAAAGGCATATGTGACTGGTTTAGAGGCGGCAAATTTGGTAATTTCGCGCTTTGGACGCGGTAGCAAGGCGACAATTTTGCCTGTAGAGGCAGATGAACCGCACATCCAGCTAGGGCGATCGCTCAACAAAACGGTGCGCGGTTTTGGCAAGGCTTTATTGCCCGATTTTTGGTTGCCCTAA
- a CDS encoding PleD family two-component system response regulator, translating to MTDNNNKKHSILLIDDEESIFEVIEGLLYREGYNLTYIDSGKEALNRIDEIQPDVILLDLMMPEMDGIETCKLIKSNEGWRHIPIIMVTALSSKEDLARSLNAGADDFVSKPINSIELRARVRSMLRIKLQYDALSATQRLRTLNLFNAFLT from the coding sequence ATGACTGATAACAATAATAAAAAACACTCTATATTGCTTATCGATGACGAGGAAAGCATATTTGAGGTAATAGAAGGGTTACTGTATCGAGAGGGTTACAATTTAACCTATATTGATAGTGGCAAAGAAGCCTTGAATCGTATAGATGAGATTCAACCCGATGTCATTTTGCTAGATTTAATGATGCCAGAAATGGATGGTATTGAAACTTGTAAGCTAATTAAATCTAACGAAGGGTGGCGTCACATCCCCATCATTATGGTTACAGCTTTGAGTTCTAAAGAAGATTTAGCGCGATCGCTAAATGCTGGTGCTGATGATTTTGTGTCAAAACCCATTAATAGTATAGAATTGCGTGCCCGCGTTCGTTCTATGTTACGCATAAAGCTACAGTATGATGCTCTATCAGCAACTCAACGGCTGCGGACGCTAAATCTTTTCAATGCTTTCTTAACTTAA
- the metH gene encoding methionine synthase yields the protein MTHPFLNRLHHPSRPVIVFDGAMGTNLQTQNLTAEDFGGAHYEGCNEYLIHTKPEAVEKVHRDFLAAGADVIETDTFGAASIVLVEYDLQDQAYYLNKTAALLAKRVASEFSTPEKPRFVAGSMGPTTKLPTLGHIDFDTMKASFAEQASGLYDGGVDLFLVETCQDVLQIKAALNAIEEVFQQKGERRPLMVSVTMETTGTMLVGSDISAVLTILEPYPIDILGLNCATGPDRMAEHIKYLAAHSPFVVSCIPNAGLPENVGGHAHYKLTPMELRMALMHFVEDLGVQVIGGCCGTRPEHIQQLAEIGAILKPKERKPNYEPSAASIYGAQPYEQDNSFLIVGERLNASGSKKCRDLLNAEDWDGLVSMAKEQVREGAHVLDVNVDYVGRDGVRDMRELISRVVTNATLPLMLDSTEWEKMEAGLKVAGGKCLLNSTNYEDGEPRFLKVLELAKQYGAGVVIGTIDEDGMARTAEKKFAIAQRAYRQAVEYGIPPYEIFFDTLALPISTGIEEDRANGKATIEAIRRIRQELPGCHVILGVSNVSFGLNPAARIVLNSMFLHYAMEAGMDAAIVSASKILPLAKIEPEHQEVCRKLIFDERKFEGDVCVYDPLGELTTLFEGATTKRDRSGDDNLPVEERLKRHIIDGERIGLDEQLVKALEKYPPLEIINTFLLDGMKVVGELFGSGQMQLPFVLQSAETMKAAVAYLEPFMEKEDSGNNAKGTVVIATVKGDVHDIGKNLVDIILSNNGYKVINIGIKQPVDNIVEAYEQHKADCIAMSGLLVKSTAFMKENLEVFNERGITVPVILGGAALTPKFVYEDCQNTYKGKVIYGKDAFSDLHFMDKLMPAKAQGNWDNLQGFLDEVEKNSRVAVEETSLTPSPSKLENGQIEAQIVEEDTRRSEAVEVDIERPTPPFWGTKLLQPSDLSLEELFGYLDLQALIAGQWQFRKPKERSREEYDEFLASKVYPVLEQWKQRIITENLLHPQAIYGYFPCQSEGNSLHLYDPELMKDGQIKTVATFKFPRQKSMRRLCIADFFAPVESGQIDVFPMQAVTVGEIATEFAKKLFEGNQYTDYLYFHGLAVQTAEALAEWLHGRIRRELGFGAEEPNNIRDILAQRYRGSRYSFGYPACPNIQDQYKLLDLLGSGSINLYMDESEQLYPEQSTTAIITHHPAAKYFSA from the coding sequence ATGACTCATCCCTTTCTCAATCGCCTGCATCACCCCTCGCGTCCCGTCATCGTATTTGATGGTGCAATGGGAACCAACCTGCAAACCCAAAACCTCACTGCTGAGGACTTCGGTGGGGCGCACTACGAGGGATGCAACGAATATCTCATCCACACCAAGCCAGAAGCAGTCGAGAAGGTGCATCGCGATTTTCTAGCAGCAGGTGCAGATGTAATTGAGACGGATACTTTTGGCGCTGCATCAATCGTGCTGGTCGAGTATGATTTGCAAGACCAGGCTTACTATCTCAACAAAACCGCCGCCCTCCTTGCAAAGCGCGTTGCAAGTGAATTCTCGACACCAGAGAAACCCCGTTTCGTCGCAGGTTCAATGGGGCCAACTACCAAGCTGCCAACATTGGGGCATATTGATTTTGACACGATGAAGGCGTCTTTTGCAGAGCAAGCATCTGGACTCTACGACGGTGGCGTTGATTTATTCCTAGTTGAGACTTGTCAGGATGTCCTGCAAATCAAGGCGGCGCTGAATGCAATTGAAGAAGTATTCCAGCAAAAAGGGGAAAGACGCCCCCTCATGGTATCGGTGACAATGGAGACTACGGGCACAATGCTCGTAGGGTCGGATATCAGCGCCGTTCTAACAATTCTAGAACCATACCCAATCGATATTTTGGGGCTTAACTGCGCCACTGGCCCAGACCGGATGGCAGAGCATATTAAGTATCTTGCAGCACATTCGCCGTTCGTAGTTTCCTGCATTCCCAATGCTGGCTTACCAGAAAACGTCGGGGGTCACGCACACTACAAGCTGACACCGATGGAATTGCGGATGGCGCTGATGCATTTTGTAGAAGATTTGGGCGTGCAAGTGATTGGCGGCTGTTGCGGTACTCGCCCGGAGCATATTCAACAATTAGCAGAAATTGGCGCAATTTTGAAGCCAAAAGAGCGCAAACCGAACTACGAGCCATCAGCAGCATCGATTTACGGCGCTCAACCATACGAGCAAGATAACTCATTCCTGATTGTCGGCGAACGCCTCAACGCCAGTGGTTCCAAGAAGTGCCGCGATTTGCTGAATGCGGAAGACTGGGATGGACTCGTATCGATGGCGAAGGAACAGGTGCGCGAAGGAGCGCACGTCCTTGATGTCAACGTGGATTATGTGGGACGCGACGGCGTGCGGGATATGCGGGAATTAATATCTCGTGTAGTGACTAATGCTACCTTGCCTCTGATGCTGGATTCTACCGAGTGGGAGAAGATGGAGGCGGGGTTAAAGGTGGCGGGTGGTAAGTGCTTGCTGAATTCTACCAACTATGAAGATGGAGAGCCGCGCTTCTTGAAGGTGTTGGAATTAGCGAAACAGTATGGAGCGGGTGTAGTAATTGGCACAATTGATGAAGACGGGATGGCGCGGACGGCAGAGAAAAAGTTTGCGATCGCGCAACGTGCCTATCGCCAAGCTGTAGAATATGGCATCCCACCCTACGAAATCTTTTTTGACACCCTAGCCTTACCCATCTCCACTGGTATTGAAGAAGACCGCGCCAACGGTAAAGCCACAATTGAAGCCATCCGTCGCATTCGGCAAGAATTGCCAGGATGTCACGTTATTTTAGGCGTTTCTAACGTTTCATTTGGACTAAATCCAGCGGCGCGGATAGTGCTTAATTCCATGTTCTTGCACTATGCAATGGAAGCGGGAATGGATGCGGCAATTGTCAGCGCTAGTAAGATTTTACCTTTGGCAAAAATTGAGCCAGAACATCAAGAAGTTTGCCGCAAGTTGATATTTGACGAGCGCAAATTTGAGGGTGATGTGTGCGTTTATGACCCCTTGGGAGAACTGACAACACTGTTTGAAGGAGCAACAACAAAGCGCGATCGCAGCGGTGACGACAACTTACCAGTAGAAGAACGCCTCAAGCGCCACATCATCGACGGCGAACGCATCGGCTTAGACGAACAACTGGTAAAAGCTTTAGAGAAATATCCACCTCTAGAAATTATCAACACCTTCCTCCTCGACGGAATGAAAGTTGTGGGAGAGTTGTTCGGTTCAGGACAAATGCAACTACCATTCGTGTTGCAATCAGCCGAAACCATGAAAGCAGCAGTGGCATATTTAGAGCCATTCATGGAAAAAGAAGACTCTGGCAACAATGCCAAAGGAACCGTAGTAATTGCCACAGTTAAAGGCGATGTACATGATATTGGTAAGAATCTTGTCGATATCATTCTTTCCAATAATGGCTACAAAGTAATTAACATCGGCATTAAGCAGCCAGTGGATAATATCGTTGAAGCCTACGAACAGCACAAAGCTGATTGCATCGCTATGAGCGGGTTGCTGGTAAAATCTACTGCTTTTATGAAAGAAAATTTGGAGGTATTCAACGAACGAGGAATAACAGTTCCGGTAATTTTAGGCGGTGCGGCGCTTACTCCAAAGTTTGTGTATGAAGATTGCCAAAACACTTATAAAGGTAAGGTGATTTATGGCAAAGATGCATTTTCTGACTTGCATTTCATGGATAAGTTGATGCCAGCGAAAGCGCAAGGTAATTGGGATAATTTGCAAGGATTTTTAGATGAGGTTGAGAAAAATAGTCGTGTTGCAGTTGAAGAAACCAGCCTCACGCCTTCTCCCAGTAAGTTAGAAAACGGTCAGATCGAAGCTCAAATTGTCGAAGAAGATACCCGCCGTTCTGAGGCTGTGGAGGTAGATATTGAGCGTCCGACACCGCCGTTCTGGGGTACAAAATTGCTGCAACCATCCGATCTTTCGCTAGAGGAATTATTTGGATATCTGGATTTGCAAGCCTTGATTGCTGGACAGTGGCAATTCCGCAAACCAAAAGAGCGATCGCGCGAAGAATACGATGAATTTTTGGCCTCTAAGGTGTATCCAGTTCTGGAACAGTGGAAGCAGCGAATTATTACCGAAAATCTGTTGCATCCGCAGGCGATATACGGGTATTTCCCCTGTCAGTCTGAAGGAAATTCCCTTCATTTGTACGATCCGGAACTGATGAAAGACGGGCAAATAAAAACAGTTGCAACGTTCAAATTTCCTCGCCAGAAATCAATGCGGCGTCTGTGCATTGCTGATTTCTTTGCACCTGTGGAATCTGGGCAAATTGATGTGTTTCCAATGCAGGCGGTGACTGTGGGAGAAATTGCAACTGAGTTCGCGAAGAAGTTATTTGAGGGGAATCAGTATACTGATTACCTCTATTTTCACGGCTTGGCGGTGCAAACTGCTGAAGCTTTGGCGGAATGGCTTCATGGGCGAATTCGTCGCGAGTTGGGTTTTGGTGCAGAGGAACCGAATAATATTCGGGATATTTTAGCGCAGCGTTATCGCGGTTCGCGTTACAGTTTTGGATATCCGGCTTGTCCGAATATTCAAGATCAGTATAAGTTGCTAGATTTGTTGGGGAGCGGTAGCATCAATCTCTACATGGATGAAAGCGAACAACTGTATCCCGAACAGTCTACGACGGCGATTATTACCCATCACCCAGCGGCTAAATATTTCAGCGCTTAA
- a CDS encoding diguanylate cyclase domain-containing protein, whose protein sequence is MLNHLASPITQGIDRHPLTVEPDTLAEEAIALMTLAGVSSIVVVEPQQIETIACKRDRFLQGTAAENTEATKNTSQGEVWGSPLAAARLRPYGIFTLSDVIRLRAAGISLEKVAISAVMTKPAIALQESQAQNLPNVLNLYQQYGINHLPIVDDAGYLTGIITPTSLLQVLNTMEIYTALEALQLMIEKGTVELSKGSQKLQTEVCDRQWEVAIAESLSRLDIVINSAEDAIISVDTTQHIQYFNKVAEKIFGYTAEYVLGKQIDLLLPQSINENCKLKIHKHTPGKNEIWVRRKDGTEFTRIASTYQLQVENKEIFTIILRESIPPKQSQKLQSKLIASLKKSEELHRALVKNFPNGALFLFDLDLRYTLADGVGLGSLGLSKEMLEGKTIWEVFPPEKIATVESQFRAALAGETSVSQEQHGDRFYLMHTLPLRNEGGEIFAGMVVTQDITPRQQEAAKLEKSLSLLRAILESTADGIIAVTLQGDIVSYNQKFVEMWQVPDAIMASPDPEERLAFLMTQLKDPETFKKRILDICNQPDEKAVDILELKNGKIFERYSLPHNFGEQIIRVWSFRDITYRVQTELALRQQCLRERLLGTITQRIRQSLQLNEILKTAVAEVRSFMQVKRVAIYQFGGDTDAQFVVESVDPNCSFVVGISRDKCCFEAAYFDNYQMNYGSTIDDNNCAVQPPCYIDVLAGVGTQANLLVPLVVREKLWGMLCVHQYSEPRYWEEFEIELLQQLATQLAIAIQQAQLYQAAQKANFELERLASVDGLTQVANRRRFDDYLNAEWRRLTGGQAPLSLILCDIDCFKIYNDTYGHLAGDFCLQQVAGAIRLAVSRPTDLVARYGGEEFALILPNTQADGALYVAESIRSLVKDLEIIHVHSSVAPYVTLSLGVATIVPSAGATPATLIAAADEALYRAKKQGRDRVNSFVSVPH, encoded by the coding sequence ATGCTGAACCATTTAGCCTCCCCTATCACTCAAGGAATCGATCGCCACCCGCTAACAGTTGAGCCAGACACGCTAGCGGAAGAGGCGATCGCGCTGATGACTCTAGCGGGGGTAAGCAGCATTGTTGTAGTAGAGCCACAGCAAATAGAAACGATAGCTTGCAAGCGCGATCGCTTTTTACAAGGGACGGCGGCTGAAAATACAGAAGCGACAAAAAACACCAGTCAAGGGGAAGTATGGGGTTCGCCTTTAGCGGCGGCAAGACTGCGCCCCTATGGAATTTTTACTTTATCGGACGTGATTAGATTAAGGGCAGCAGGTATTAGCCTAGAAAAAGTAGCGATCTCGGCAGTGATGACCAAGCCAGCGATCGCCCTGCAAGAATCCCAGGCACAAAATCTTCCTAACGTGCTAAACCTATATCAGCAGTATGGAATTAACCATCTGCCTATTGTAGATGATGCTGGCTACTTGACAGGAATCATCACGCCTACGAGTCTACTGCAAGTGCTTAATACAATGGAAATTTATACGGCGTTAGAAGCCTTGCAACTAATGATAGAGAAGGGCACAGTTGAACTCAGCAAGGGCAGCCAAAAATTACAAACAGAAGTATGCGATCGCCAATGGGAAGTCGCGATCGCGGAATCTCTTAGCCGTCTTGACATCGTTATCAATAGTGCTGAAGATGCCATAATTTCGGTAGACACCACGCAACATATTCAATACTTCAATAAAGTAGCTGAAAAAATATTTGGTTACACAGCAGAATATGTTTTAGGCAAGCAAATTGATTTGCTACTGCCACAGAGTATAAATGAAAACTGTAAACTAAAAATACATAAACATACTCCGGGTAAAAACGAAATTTGGGTGCGACGGAAAGATGGAACAGAATTTACGAGGATTGCTTCAACTTATCAATTGCAAGTAGAAAATAAAGAAATATTTACTATAATTTTGCGCGAAAGCATCCCCCCTAAGCAAAGCCAAAAACTACAGTCAAAATTAATAGCCTCTCTAAAAAAGAGTGAAGAACTCCACCGCGCCCTAGTTAAAAATTTCCCTAACGGAGCCTTATTCTTGTTTGACCTAGACCTGCGCTACACCCTTGCAGATGGTGTTGGGTTGGGGTCGCTAGGTCTTTCCAAAGAAATGTTGGAAGGTAAGACAATTTGGGAGGTATTTCCACCCGAAAAAATAGCCACAGTTGAATCACAATTTCGGGCAGCACTCGCTGGGGAAACCAGCGTTTCTCAAGAGCAGCACGGCGATCGCTTTTACCTTATGCATACACTGCCCCTAAGAAACGAGGGTGGCGAAATATTCGCTGGAATGGTCGTTACACAAGACATTACACCCCGCCAACAGGAAGCGGCAAAACTAGAGAAATCCCTTTCTCTGCTTCGAGCCATACTCGAATCAACTGCTGATGGCATCATCGCCGTTACTCTCCAGGGAGATATCGTCAGCTATAACCAAAAATTTGTCGAGATGTGGCAGGTTCCAGATGCAATTATGGCATCACCCGATCCGGAGGAACGGCTAGCCTTTCTTATGACTCAGCTTAAAGATCCAGAAACCTTCAAAAAACGTATTTTGGATATATGCAACCAACCGGATGAAAAAGCAGTAGACATTCTGGAATTGAAGAATGGGAAAATATTTGAGCGTTACTCGCTGCCTCACAATTTCGGCGAACAAATCATTAGAGTGTGGAGTTTTCGGGATATTACCTACCGCGTGCAAACAGAGCTGGCACTGCGGCAGCAATGCTTGAGGGAGCGGCTGCTGGGCACGATTACTCAACGCATCCGCCAGTCTTTGCAGCTCAATGAAATTCTCAAGACAGCGGTTGCCGAAGTACGCAGTTTTATGCAAGTAAAACGAGTCGCCATCTATCAATTTGGTGGTGACACTGATGCCCAGTTTGTGGTGGAATCGGTAGACCCCAATTGTTCATTTGTTGTGGGTATCTCTAGGGATAAATGTTGTTTTGAAGCAGCATATTTTGACAATTACCAGATGAATTATGGGTCTACTATTGATGATAATAACTGTGCTGTTCAGCCTCCTTGTTACATTGATGTACTTGCTGGAGTCGGAACTCAAGCTAATTTGCTAGTGCCATTAGTGGTAAGGGAAAAACTGTGGGGTATGCTCTGCGTACACCAATACTCTGAGCCACGTTACTGGGAGGAGTTTGAAATCGAATTGTTACAACAGCTGGCAACTCAGCTAGCGATCGCTATTCAGCAAGCCCAACTCTATCAAGCAGCTCAAAAAGCTAACTTTGAGTTAGAACGCCTTGCCAGTGTTGATGGCTTAACGCAGGTAGCTAACCGTCGTCGGTTTGACGACTATCTCAACGCTGAGTGGCGGCGGTTAACGGGGGGACAAGCTCCACTATCGCTGATTCTGTGCGATATCGACTGTTTCAAAATCTACAACGACACATACGGCCATCTAGCAGGGGACTTCTGTTTGCAGCAGGTCGCCGGAGCTATTCGTTTGGCGGTAAGTCGTCCAACGGATTTAGTAGCGCGTTACGGCGGAGAAGAATTTGCCTTAATTCTACCCAACACCCAAGCGGATGGGGCGCTTTACGTCGCCGAGTCAATACGTTCGCTGGTGAAGGATTTGGAGATTATCCACGTCCACTCATCAGTTGCCCCTTACGTCACCCTCAGTTTAGGTGTAGCCACCATTGTTCCTAGCGCAGGAGCAACGCCTGCAACTTTGATTGCGGCAGCTGACGAAGCGCTGTATCGGGCAAAAAAGCAGGGGCGCGATCGCGTGAATAGTTTTGTTAGCGTACCCCACTAG